Proteins from a genomic interval of Bacillota bacterium:
- a CDS encoding type II secretion system F family protein — protein sequence MTGEIPLILIVNSFLIIGSTLFLASQIARNISIKRAIQEGLSRFNEKYIEKRLRREIKKYGRTAPVKLSFTEKIELYLIDKSNIRRYIPFMNTHTLLLVCFIIFIVSFQPFFRLLLFAPSAFILSTVISLIPVFILDLIGRYNSEKVRRKLAEFISVLNRWCSVKEDIFYAFEKSLDSGIGEPLNTFIRDMVIQVNRGINPLDALGILQMKVDNSQFKDFVINIKQNIKHRGNLKKLLDNLEDQFYKIEEEFNRRKISTYRDRLTVYFIMFLVLFTGYLFLKVNPEVENFYLGTIQGKMLITVFCLLYALGFYLALGIGRFKY from the coding sequence TTGACGGGGGAAATACCTCTAATACTTATAGTAAACTCTTTTTTAATTATTGGATCTACCCTGTTTCTTGCTTCCCAAATTGCGCGGAATATTAGTATAAAAAGGGCGATCCAGGAAGGATTAAGCCGGTTTAATGAGAAATATATTGAAAAAAGGCTCCGGAGGGAAATAAAAAAGTATGGCAGAACTGCACCTGTTAAACTAAGTTTTACCGAAAAAATTGAACTGTACTTGATTGATAAGTCCAATATCAGACGTTATATTCCTTTTATGAATACCCATACCTTGCTTCTGGTTTGTTTTATAATTTTTATTGTAAGTTTTCAACCTTTTTTCAGGCTTCTGTTATTTGCACCCTCTGCTTTTATATTATCTACTGTTATTTCCCTTATACCAGTATTTATACTGGACCTTATAGGGAGGTATAATTCTGAAAAAGTCAGGAGAAAGCTGGCAGAATTTATTTCAGTATTAAATAGATGGTGTTCGGTAAAAGAAGATATTTTCTATGCCTTTGAGAAATCTCTGGATTCCGGTATAGGAGAACCTTTAAACACATTTATACGAGATATGGTTATCCAGGTAAACAGAGGGATAAACCCCCTGGATGCATTGGGTATATTGCAAATGAAGGTGGATAATTCTCAGTTTAAAGACTTTGTAATAAACATAAAGCAAAACATTAAACACAGGGGAAATTTGAAAAAGCTGCTGGACAACTTGGAAGACCAATTTTATAAAATTGAAGAAGAGTTCAACAGAAGAAAAATTTCAACTTATAGAGACCGTCTAACAGTATATTTTATTATGTTCTTGGTATTATTTACCGGTTATTTATTTTTAAAAGTAAACCCGGAAGTTGAAAACTTTTATCTGGGGACTATCCAGGGAAAGATGCTAATTACGGTTTTTTGCCTCCTTTATGCCCTGGGATTTTATTTGGCATTAGGTATAGGTAGGTTCAAATATTAG
- a CDS encoding flagella basal body P-ring formation protein FlgA — translation MKRVNIFILTIVLALIFLVVEIIIIKSASKYEPKIDVVFAARKIKAGETVTEDILEERKISVSMAHSQSVKDKNEITGKKAKVDIEKDEIILASRITDSEDIGEIKVKDKNNRLFTVEFKSDQANGWQLKEDQYVDIIFIPNEKNIMPAMKQEISGKENNKGVDAQDMNLVPSITGDRIQRIRNIRVAALIDEKGRLVKNPENATIPRYISFEVDDKLDEFLAYAKGNGRLEISVIPAGE, via the coding sequence ATGAAAAGGGTTAATATATTTATATTGACAATTGTATTAGCTTTAATTTTCCTTGTGGTTGAAATAATAATTATAAAAAGTGCATCAAAGTATGAGCCGAAAATAGATGTTGTATTTGCTGCGCGAAAAATAAAGGCAGGTGAAACTGTTACAGAGGATATACTGGAAGAAAGAAAAATAAGTGTTAGTATGGCACATAGCCAGTCGGTAAAGGATAAAAATGAAATAACGGGGAAAAAGGCAAAAGTAGATATAGAAAAAGATGAGATCATACTTGCAAGCAGAATAACGGATTCTGAAGATATTGGTGAAATAAAAGTAAAAGACAAAAACAACAGGTTGTTTACTGTTGAATTTAAAAGTGACCAGGCAAACGGCTGGCAGTTGAAAGAAGACCAATATGTTGATATTATATTTATACCGAATGAAAAAAATATTATGCCGGCAATGAAACAGGAAATATCCGGAAAGGAAAACAACAAGGGGGTTGATGCACAAGATATGAACCTTGTCCCAAGCATTACAGGGGATAGGATTCAAAGGATAAGAAATATCAGGGTAGCAGCATTGATAGATGAAAAAGGCAGATTAGTAAAAAATCCGGAAAATGCAACTATCCCAAGATACATATCTTTTGAAGTTGACGACAAGCTAGACGAATTCCTGGCCTATGCGAAGGGCAACGGAAGGCTTGAGATTTCAGTAATACCGGCAGGTGAATGA
- a CDS encoding helix-turn-helix domain-containing protein has translation MEEKILPKAWESLLNSSSLIPVIVRSVERFHDTSWTMEPNRHEFFEMVYIKKGNAVFEISGKVADIGPNSIIIIKPRQPHKFIVKSKGGCEFIVFNFKFENRVNNEVAEISLEDFLNFLRGKETGPFITLKVNAKNDIIILLDRILTEKKNNDIGSEFLNYLLMLELFVLISRALKMEWENSIKGKSNKLNEVIQAAVNFINNNYERDISLKDISKYVFLSQSYFARAFKEIKGVSPINYLIKVRVERAKELLAGTSRKVGDIAISVGFSNQQRFNEIFKKYTGMTPLQYRKSQQEPQQQ, from the coding sequence ATGGAGGAAAAAATACTGCCCAAAGCCTGGGAGAGTTTGTTGAATTCTTCAAGTCTTATTCCGGTAATAGTAAGGTCGGTAGAAAGATTCCATGACACAAGCTGGACAATGGAACCTAACAGGCATGAGTTTTTTGAGATGGTGTATATTAAAAAAGGCAATGCTGTATTTGAAATTTCCGGAAAGGTGGCTGACATAGGCCCAAATAGCATTATAATAATCAAGCCCAGGCAACCTCACAAGTTTATTGTAAAATCTAAAGGAGGCTGTGAATTTATTGTATTTAACTTTAAGTTTGAAAACAGGGTAAATAATGAAGTAGCCGAAATATCTCTTGAGGATTTTCTGAACTTCTTAAGGGGAAAGGAAACAGGGCCTTTTATAACACTAAAGGTAAATGCAAAAAATGATATTATTATACTTTTAGACAGAATACTCACGGAAAAAAAGAATAATGACATAGGCAGTGAGTTTTTAAACTACCTTCTTATGCTTGAACTTTTTGTTTTAATTTCCAGGGCTTTGAAGATGGAATGGGAAAACAGTATTAAGGGAAAAAGCAATAAACTAAATGAAGTAATACAAGCAGCTGTTAACTTTATCAACAACAATTATGAGCGGGACATATCTTTAAAAGACATTTCTAAATATGTTTTTCTTAGCCAGAGCTATTTTGCTAGGGCTTTTAAAGAAATAAAAGGAGTAAGCCCTATAAATTATCTCATAAAAGTAAGGGTTGAAAGAGCTAAAGAATTGTTAGCCGGGACAAGCCGGAAGGTTGGAGATATAGCTATTAGTGTGGGCTTTTCAAACCAGCAACGTTTCAATGAAATCTTTAAAAAGTATACGGGCATGACGCCCCTTCAATATCGGAAATCGCAACAGGAACCCCAACAGCAGTAA
- the leuC gene encoding 3-isopropylmalate dehydratase large subunit, producing the protein MGMTMTQKILAEHAGLDRVVPGQLIKAKLDMVLGNDITTPVAVNEFRKIGIDRVFDINKIAIVPDHFTPNKDIKSAQQVKFIREFAREMGIVNFFEVGQMGVEHALLPEKGLVVPGDVVIGADSHTCTYGALGAFSTGVGSTDMAAGMATGEAWFKVPEAIKFILKGKPGKWVSGKDIILHIIGMIGVDGALYKSMEFTGNGVQCLSMDDRFTIANMAIEAGAKNGIFDVDEKTLEYVKEHSSKPYKVYSADGDAEYKEVYEIDLSTLKPTVAFPHLPENTRTIDMVGNVKIHQVVIGSCTNGRLEDLRVAAKVMEGKKVHPDVRCIIIPATQKIWKEAMNEGLFDIFIDAGAAVSTPTCGPCLGGHMGILAEGERAVATTNRNFVGRMGHPASEVYLASPAVAAASAIAGRIALPEEV; encoded by the coding sequence ATGGGGATGACCATGACTCAAAAAATATTGGCTGAGCATGCAGGCCTTGACAGGGTTGTGCCCGGACAACTAATAAAAGCGAAACTTGATATGGTGCTGGGAAATGATATAACTACACCTGTTGCAGTCAATGAATTCCGGAAAATAGGTATAGATAGGGTGTTTGATATAAATAAAATTGCTATAGTGCCTGATCATTTTACACCTAATAAGGATATTAAATCCGCACAGCAAGTAAAATTTATCAGGGAATTTGCAAGGGAAATGGGAATTGTAAACTTCTTTGAGGTAGGACAAATGGGTGTGGAGCATGCCCTACTCCCCGAAAAAGGGCTGGTAGTACCAGGAGACGTTGTTATAGGGGCCGATTCTCATACATGTACCTATGGGGCCCTGGGGGCATTTTCTACAGGAGTAGGCAGTACTGATATGGCTGCCGGTATGGCCACAGGAGAAGCCTGGTTTAAAGTTCCGGAGGCAATTAAGTTTATATTAAAGGGAAAACCGGGGAAATGGGTAAGTGGAAAGGATATTATTCTCCATATAATCGGGATGATAGGAGTGGATGGTGCCCTGTACAAGTCAATGGAATTTACGGGGAACGGTGTGCAGTGCCTGTCTATGGACGATCGTTTTACAATTGCCAATATGGCTATTGAAGCCGGTGCAAAGAACGGTATATTTGATGTAGATGAAAAAACGTTGGAATATGTAAAAGAACATTCATCCAAGCCTTATAAGGTTTATTCTGCTGATGGAGATGCAGAATACAAAGAGGTATATGAAATTGACCTTTCTACACTAAAACCCACAGTTGCATTTCCACATCTGCCTGAAAATACTAGGACTATAGATATGGTTGGAAATGTAAAAATCCACCAGGTGGTTATTGGTTCATGTACCAACGGCAGATTGGAAGATTTAAGGGTGGCTGCTAAAGTTATGGAGGGTAAGAAAGTGCACCCTGATGTGAGGTGCATAATAATTCCAGCTACTCAAAAGATATGGAAAGAGGCTATGAATGAAGGACTGTTCGATATATTCATAGACGCAGGGGCAGCAGTAAGCACACCTACATGCGGACCGTGCCTTGGAGGACATATGGGAATACTCGCCGAGGGTGAACGTGCAGTAGCTACAACAAACAGGAACTTTGTAGGAAGAATGGGCCATCCCGCAAGTGAGGTATACCTTGCAAGCCCTGCTGTGGCTGCAGCATCAGCAATTGCAGGAAGGATAGCTTTACCGGAGGAAGTATAG
- the leuD gene encoding 3-isopropylmalate dehydratase small subunit, with protein MEIRGKVIKYGDNIDTDVIIPARYLNTSDPDELAKHCMEDLDKTFTARVQKGDIMVGGKNFGCGSSREHAPIAIKASGISCIIAETFARIFYRNAINIGLPILECPEAAKDIDEGDELSVDLSKGKITNISTGKEYTAVPFPEFMQEIMEADGLIGYIKKQVQP; from the coding sequence TTGGAAATCAGGGGCAAGGTTATAAAATATGGTGACAATATTGATACTGATGTAATAATACCGGCAAGGTATTTAAACACTTCGGATCCGGATGAACTTGCAAAACATTGTATGGAAGATCTGGATAAAACTTTTACGGCAAGGGTTCAAAAGGGTGATATTATGGTTGGCGGCAAAAATTTTGGATGCGGGTCATCCAGAGAACATGCCCCTATAGCAATAAAAGCTTCGGGTATTTCTTGCATAATAGCAGAGACCTTTGCAAGGATTTTTTACAGAAATGCAATAAATATCGGCCTACCTATCCTGGAATGCCCTGAGGCGGCAAAGGATATAGATGAAGGGGATGAGTTATCTGTTGATCTTTCTAAGGGTAAAATAACCAATATTAGCACAGGTAAAGAATATACAGCAGTTCCCTTCCCGGAGTTTATGCAGGAAATTATGGAAGCGGATGGACTTATAGGGTATATAAAAAAACAGGTACAGCCATAA
- a CDS encoding 3-isopropylmalate dehydrogenase: MKKYNIGVIPGDGTGPEVVAESVKVLKAAAKKHGFDFDFEYFDFGGERYLKTGEILSDSDIEKVKTKDAILLGAIGHPDVKPGILEKGILLKLRFTLDQYINLRPVVLYEGVDTPLKNKGPEDIDFVVVRENTEGLYCGAGGFLKKGTPDEVAIQESVNTRKGVERCVRFAFEYARKRNKEKKVTLCGKTNVLTYAFDLWERTFYEVAKEYPDIQTDYAHVDAICMWMVKNPEYFDVIVTDNMFGDIITDLGAVIQGGMGIAAGGNINPAGVSMYEPIGGSAPKYTGKNMINPLAAIAAGQMMLEQLGEDSAAHTIERAIKKAVKENIKNLSAGKMGYGTKEVGDLIAGYVESL; the protein is encoded by the coding sequence ATGAAAAAATACAATATTGGAGTTATACCTGGTGATGGTACAGGACCGGAAGTTGTCGCGGAAAGTGTAAAGGTTTTAAAAGCCGCAGCGAAAAAGCATGGGTTTGATTTTGATTTTGAGTATTTCGATTTTGGGGGAGAAAGGTATTTAAAGACAGGAGAAATACTGTCGGATAGTGATATTGAAAAGGTAAAAACAAAAGATGCAATTCTTCTTGGGGCAATAGGGCATCCTGATGTAAAGCCCGGCATACTTGAGAAGGGGATTTTGCTTAAACTTCGCTTCACTCTTGACCAGTATATTAACTTGAGGCCCGTTGTACTCTACGAAGGTGTTGATACCCCTTTAAAAAACAAAGGCCCTGAAGATATCGATTTTGTTGTTGTAAGAGAAAACACGGAAGGTTTATATTGCGGGGCAGGGGGATTCTTGAAAAAGGGAACTCCCGATGAAGTTGCCATACAAGAATCGGTTAATACCCGTAAAGGTGTTGAAAGGTGTGTAAGGTTTGCCTTTGAATATGCAAGAAAACGTAATAAAGAAAAGAAGGTTACATTATGCGGAAAGACCAATGTTTTAACCTATGCTTTCGATTTGTGGGAAAGGACATTTTATGAGGTGGCTAAAGAGTACCCCGATATTCAAACTGATTATGCCCATGTAGATGCCATATGCATGTGGATGGTTAAAAATCCTGAATATTTTGATGTAATTGTAACAGACAACATGTTCGGTGATATAATCACCGACCTGGGAGCTGTAATTCAAGGCGGAATGGGTATAGCGGCCGGCGGAAATATAAATCCCGCAGGAGTTTCCATGTATGAGCCCATTGGAGGTTCTGCTCCCAAATATACAGGGAAAAATATGATAAATCCCCTTGCTGCAATTGCTGCAGGCCAGATGATGCTGGAACAGCTTGGAGAAGATAGTGCTGCTCATACCATAGAAAGAGCAATAAAGAAGGCGGTAAAGGAAAACATAAAGAATCTTTCTGCCGGCAAAATGGGTTACGGAACAAAGGAAGTGGGAGACCTTATTGCAGGCTATGTAGAGTCTTTATAG
- a CDS encoding chemotaxis protein CheB — protein MTVDISTSQIIAIGASTGGTEAIVSILKELPNTIPGIVIVQHMPPNFTRMFAERLNSITSLNVKEAQTGDQVLPGHVLVAPGDYHMKVYKSGSSYYIRCFKGEKVNGHCPSVDVLFKSVAAEAGKNAIGIILTGMGSDGAKGLLAMKNSGARTIGQDENSSVVYGMPKVAYNIGAIEKQAPLVKIPGLILTLLQDIK, from the coding sequence ATTACAGTGGATATTTCGACAAGCCAGATTATTGCAATAGGAGCATCAACAGGAGGTACCGAAGCTATAGTAAGTATACTTAAAGAGCTTCCTAATACTATCCCGGGAATTGTTATTGTTCAACATATGCCTCCCAACTTCACAAGGATGTTTGCTGAAAGATTAAACAGTATTACTTCTTTAAATGTAAAAGAAGCCCAAACAGGAGATCAAGTATTACCGGGCCATGTTTTGGTAGCACCTGGAGATTACCACATGAAGGTTTATAAATCGGGCAGTAGTTATTATATCAGATGTTTTAAAGGCGAAAAAGTAAACGGGCATTGTCCTTCAGTTGATGTTCTATTTAAGTCTGTTGCAGCTGAAGCAGGTAAAAATGCAATAGGAATAATTTTAACCGGTATGGGAAGTGATGGAGCTAAAGGGCTTCTTGCAATGAAAAATAGCGGAGCCAGAACCATAGGGCAGGATGAAAATTCCTCCGTTGTATATGGTATGCCGAAAGTTGCTTATAATATCGGAGCAATAGAAAAACAAGCCCCTCTTGTAAAAATTCCGGGGCTTATACTTACTTTACTGCAAGACATAAAATAA